The Halanaerobiales bacterium sequence TTCAATAACTCTAAAGTTTTAGTAGTAATTCTATTTATCAATTGATGTTGAATAGGGCAATTATCCAGGGGAACAATATCATGGCTTCTTCTTTTAAAAAATCCAGCCATAATTTCTCCTTCATTATTTTCTTTTAAAGGAAATTGAGCTTTATTTCTATAATGCCAGGGATAATCCATACCACTAATATTATTTAAATTAAAATTTTTTAATTCTCCAATTTTATTTAACTGATCTTTTATTATTTTATTTTTTAATTCCAATTGATAGTCATAATTAATCTCCTGCAACTGACATCCTCCACACTTTTCATAAATCTCACAGGGAGGTTCTACCCTTTTAGCAGACTTTTCTATTACTTCTAAAAATTCTGCTCTTATATAATTTTTTTTAAATTTATAGATCTTTGCTTTAACTAATTCCCCAACAACACCTCTGTTAATAAAAACAGCTATACCTTGATAATGGCCAACCCTATCTCCTCCATAAGCCAGGTCATCAATTTCAATTTCTATTATATCACCTTTTTTTAAATTTTTAACTTCTTTATTCACTAAAAACACCTCATTAGTATTTTAACATCTTTTTTCACATAATAAAAGAGGGAGAAAATTCTCCCTCTTTTATACTTAATATTTAAATTCCTCTTTTTGTATACTCAGTATGAAGAAGTATATGAGCCTTATGACTACCAGGTTCTTCTAAATATTCATCATATATTTTTTTAATATATGGATTTTCATGAGATTTCCGTATTTTTTTTCCTTTATCTATATTATATAAAGCTTCCAGTCTTTTTTCTATCACTTCATCCCTGGGCGCTTTGGGTTGACCTCCACCACCTATACAGCCACCAGGACAGGCCATAAACTCTACAAAATGAAACTCTTCTCCATCTTTAATTCTTTCTAATATCTTTCTTGCATTACCAAGACCATTTGCAATAG is a genomic window containing:
- a CDS encoding TRAM domain-containing protein, giving the protein MNKEVKNLKKGDIIEIEIDDLAYGGDRVGHYQGIAVFINRGVVGELVKAKIYKFKKNYIRAEFLEVIEKSAKRVEPPCEIYEKCGGCQLQEINYDYQLELKNKIIKDQLNKIGELKNFNLNNISGMDYPWHYRNKAQFPLKENNEGEIMAGFFKRRSHDIVPLDNCPIQHQLINRITTKTLELL